A stretch of the Polynucleobacter tropicus genome encodes the following:
- the pcaF gene encoding 3-oxoadipyl-CoA thiolase has product MKPVYICDAIRTPIGRYGGALSAVRADDLGAIPIKALMERNPQVDWNAVDEVIYGCANQAGEDNRNLARMSSLLAGLSTDIPGATINRLCGSGMDAIGTAARAIACGDIHLAIAGGAESMSRAPFVMPKAESAFSRGHSLQDTTIGWRFINPLMKKAYGVDSMPETAENVADDYKINRADQDLMALHSQNKAAAAQANGRLAKEITPVVIPRKNGDPIVIHHDEHPRATTLDALSKLKPIVRPDGTITAGNASGVNDGACALLLASEEAAKKYGLKPRGKILGMATAGVPPRIMGIGPAPATQKILKRLNMSIDQMDVIELNEAFAAQGLATLRQLGVADDDARVNPNGGAIALGHPLGMSGARLVTTALVELEEQQKRYALCTMCIGVGQGIAMVIERI; this is encoded by the coding sequence ATGAAACCTGTATACATCTGCGATGCGATAAGAACACCAATTGGCCGTTATGGTGGAGCTTTATCGGCCGTACGTGCCGATGATTTAGGTGCCATCCCCATTAAAGCATTGATGGAACGCAACCCACAAGTAGATTGGAATGCCGTAGATGAGGTGATTTATGGATGTGCCAACCAAGCTGGCGAAGACAATCGCAACTTAGCGCGGATGAGTTCATTACTGGCGGGTTTATCCACTGATATTCCAGGTGCAACCATTAACCGTCTCTGCGGATCAGGAATGGACGCGATCGGAACAGCCGCTAGAGCAATTGCCTGTGGAGATATTCATTTAGCCATCGCTGGTGGTGCAGAAAGCATGAGTCGCGCACCTTTTGTCATGCCTAAAGCAGAATCTGCATTTTCTCGCGGGCATTCATTACAAGACACTACGATTGGCTGGCGGTTTATTAATCCATTAATGAAAAAAGCTTATGGCGTAGATTCGATGCCAGAAACAGCAGAAAATGTGGCCGATGACTACAAGATCAATCGCGCCGACCAAGATCTCATGGCGCTGCATAGCCAAAATAAAGCAGCAGCTGCGCAAGCAAATGGTCGACTTGCTAAAGAAATTACACCCGTGGTAATTCCTCGGAAAAATGGGGATCCGATTGTTATTCATCACGATGAGCATCCTCGCGCAACCACGTTAGATGCGCTTAGCAAACTCAAACCAATCGTACGTCCTGATGGAACCATCACCGCAGGAAATGCTTCGGGCGTCAATGATGGTGCCTGCGCCCTACTACTTGCTAGCGAAGAAGCTGCGAAAAAGTATGGACTTAAGCCGAGAGGAAAAATTTTAGGCATGGCGACTGCTGGCGTACCCCCCAGAATTATGGGCATTGGTCCTGCACCAGCAACACAAAAAATATTAAAGCGCTTAAATATGTCAATTGATCAAATGGATGTCATTGAATTAAATGAAGCATTTGCAGCGCAAGGTTTAGCGACCCTTCGCCAGCTTGGTGTAGCTGATGATGATGCGCGCGTAAATCCAAATGGTGGAGCTATAGCACTTGGTCATCCACTGGGCATGAGTGGTGCTAGATTAGTCACTACTGCACTAGTGGAACTTGAAGAGCAACAAAAACGTTATGCGCTATGTACGATGTGTATCGGTGTTGGGCAAGGCATTGCTATGGTGATTGAACGCATTTAA
- a CDS encoding MFS transporter yields MSYSPAHTKHNAGWLSPLKHRVFRSLWSVWLVANICMWMNDVAAAWAMTSLTTSATLIALVQTASSLPVLLLGIPSGAMADIINRKHYFLFAQIWLTTNATVLMLFLVFDALNPYLLLLLTFTNGIGLAMRWPIFAAIVPDLVPRDILPSALALNAIAMNTSRIVGPLTAGAIIAAAGSMYVFALNMILSLFTVIIVMRWKYQNYVSALPGERFIGAMRVGMQFAWQSNRMRTIIARGFLFFFQSTGLIALLPVIAKDHFQGDAHTFTLLLSSLGLGAIIAGSQLPRLRASLKTSNLITYGLMVLTAASTGVVLAPNLWLASLLMMLCGAAWISVANSLTTSAQMTLPGWVRARGMSIYQMGLMGGGAAGAAVWGKIATEFGVTTSIIASAIFGLLVLFFIRKHRIDNHPLEDFTPVCPIEHPQASPDMDMNAGPVMISIEYQVHLDKVEEFKKAMAKSRKSRLRQGALSWSLFDDIENPGKFIEYFVFDTWADYLRRFDRFTVEDLKMQEDRHRYHIDKHPPKITRRVATSIKD; encoded by the coding sequence ATGTCATATTCACCAGCCCATACAAAACACAATGCAGGATGGCTGTCACCTCTAAAACATCGCGTTTTTCGATCGCTTTGGTCCGTATGGTTAGTAGCCAATATTTGCATGTGGATGAACGATGTAGCCGCAGCATGGGCCATGACTTCACTCACTACATCCGCAACTCTAATTGCCTTAGTCCAAACCGCCTCCAGTCTCCCGGTATTGCTTCTAGGCATACCTAGTGGTGCTATGGCTGACATCATTAATCGCAAACATTACTTTCTGTTTGCACAAATTTGGCTTACTACAAACGCAACAGTACTGATGTTGTTTTTAGTGTTTGACGCACTCAACCCCTATTTACTCTTGTTACTTACTTTTACCAATGGGATTGGCTTAGCCATGCGTTGGCCAATCTTCGCAGCAATTGTTCCGGATCTTGTTCCACGCGATATTCTGCCTTCAGCGCTCGCCCTAAATGCAATTGCTATGAATACCTCCAGAATTGTTGGCCCACTCACAGCAGGAGCCATCATTGCGGCAGCAGGCAGCATGTATGTTTTCGCCCTGAACATGATCCTCTCGCTCTTCACGGTCATCATTGTGATGCGGTGGAAATATCAAAACTACGTTTCCGCCCTGCCTGGAGAGCGTTTTATTGGCGCAATGAGAGTTGGAATGCAATTTGCCTGGCAATCCAACAGAATGCGCACGATCATTGCCAGAGGATTTTTATTTTTCTTTCAATCCACCGGACTCATCGCCCTACTACCCGTGATTGCAAAAGACCATTTTCAAGGGGATGCCCATACCTTCACCCTACTTCTTTCTTCATTGGGCCTGGGAGCAATTATTGCCGGATCTCAATTACCTCGACTCAGAGCTAGCTTAAAAACAAGCAATCTGATTACCTATGGACTCATGGTCTTAACAGCAGCATCCACCGGAGTAGTTCTTGCCCCTAATTTATGGTTAGCATCTCTCTTGATGATGCTGTGTGGTGCGGCATGGATTTCCGTTGCCAACTCATTAACCACTTCAGCGCAAATGACGTTACCAGGATGGGTTCGAGCAAGAGGCATGTCCATCTATCAAATGGGATTAATGGGGGGAGGCGCAGCAGGTGCCGCAGTCTGGGGAAAAATTGCAACCGAGTTTGGGGTCACAACCAGCATCATTGCCAGCGCTATTTTTGGCCTACTAGTACTCTTCTTTATTCGCAAACATCGCATTGATAATCATCCGCTAGAGGATTTCACTCCAGTTTGTCCGATTGAACATCCTCAAGCGAGTCCTGACATGGATATGAATGCAGGCCCAGTCATGATCTCAATTGAGTATCAAGTTCATTTAGATAAAGTCGAGGAATTTAAAAAGGCAATGGCGAAGTCTCGTAAGTCTCGCCTGAGACAGGGTGCTCTGTCTTGGAGTCTGTTTGATGACATAGAAAATCCTGGAAAATTTATTGAATACTTTGTATTCGATACTTGGGCCGATTACCTCAGACGATTTGATCGCTTTACCGTTGAAGATCTCAAAATGCAAGAAGATCGACATCGATATCACATCGATAAACATCCCCCCAAGATAACTAGACGTGTTGCCACATCAATAAAAGATTAA
- a CDS encoding Bug family tripartite tricarboxylate transporter substrate binding protein encodes MRILLQALTLTFMSIGLCLAQNFPDRPIKLIVPYTPGGGTDTVARMMAEKISADLKWTILVDNKPGGGGNIGMEFVAKAKPDGYTIGMGQTSNLAINPALISKMPFDSVNDLVPVALVAEVPMVLVVSSNSPWKSLTDLVKAAKAKPDFYKQATAGAGTVGHIAGEMFAGKAGYVVSYIPYKGASPAITDLIGGQTDFMFATPQSVLGMIAGGKLRALAVTSGSRASILPTVPTVGEQGYRGFEATDWKVLVAPNGTPQEAIKKINEAAQRVLKNPSLINKLREEASSPMYGDPAAVLKYIRAEQREWDAAVKAAGIKLD; translated from the coding sequence ATGAGAATACTTTTGCAAGCATTGACATTGACTTTTATGTCTATTGGACTATGTTTGGCGCAAAATTTTCCAGACCGGCCTATAAAGCTAATTGTTCCCTATACACCAGGTGGTGGAACGGATACTGTCGCTCGGATGATGGCTGAAAAAATCAGCGCCGATCTGAAATGGACAATTTTGGTAGATAACAAACCCGGCGGAGGTGGCAACATCGGCATGGAGTTTGTTGCTAAGGCCAAGCCAGATGGATATACCATTGGCATGGGCCAGACCTCTAACTTGGCAATCAACCCAGCATTAATTTCTAAGATGCCATTTGATTCGGTGAATGATTTGGTGCCAGTTGCCTTGGTAGCAGAGGTGCCGATGGTGCTTGTAGTGTCATCAAACTCACCATGGAAATCATTAACCGATTTAGTTAAGGCGGCAAAAGCTAAACCTGATTTTTATAAGCAAGCTACTGCGGGTGCTGGAACGGTTGGCCATATCGCGGGAGAGATGTTTGCCGGTAAAGCAGGGTATGTGGTTTCGTATATTCCTTATAAAGGAGCATCTCCTGCAATCACTGATTTGATTGGTGGGCAAACGGATTTTATGTTTGCGACCCCGCAATCAGTATTGGGAATGATCGCAGGTGGAAAGTTGCGGGCATTGGCAGTAACATCGGGTAGTCGAGCATCTATCCTTCCAACTGTTCCAACTGTGGGTGAGCAAGGTTACAGGGGGTTTGAGGCAACCGATTGGAAAGTCTTAGTTGCTCCAAACGGAACGCCTCAAGAGGCCATCAAAAAAATTAATGAGGCAGCTCAACGGGTGCTTAAAAATCCAAGTTTAATTAATAAACTTCGCGAAGAAGCCAGTTCGCCAATGTATGGAGATCCCGCTGCGGTTTTGAAATATATTCGTGCTGAACAGCGGGAGTGGGACGCTGCCGTAAAAGCTGCTGGAATCAAGCTGGATTAA
- a CDS encoding SMP-30/gluconolactonase/LRE family protein → MWNLNFQPPKVIEAQVLTQMPSQFRLPKENAWANINKPGQTIDSFIEGPVFDKNGNLYITDIPYGRIFRISPALEWELVIQYDGWPNGLAIDAQGNLWVADHKIGLLRIDPKNPAVEVVMAGTDKPFLGLNDLIFDSKCNLFFTDQGQTGLHDPIGRVYCLEPSGRLHEIAGNVPSPNGLVFDSSERFLFVAATRANNIWRMPIFEDKTTGKAGAFQNFFGTSGPDGMAMDEEDNLYVAHASLGGVFQLNHRGEIQTYIKSPTGQTTTNVCFSLDKKLLLVTESSTGSILMAPRIK, encoded by the coding sequence ATGTGGAATCTAAACTTTCAACCGCCTAAGGTAATTGAAGCGCAAGTGCTGACGCAGATGCCTAGTCAGTTTCGTTTGCCAAAAGAAAACGCTTGGGCCAATATCAATAAACCCGGCCAAACCATTGACAGCTTTATTGAGGGACCGGTATTTGATAAGAATGGCAATCTCTACATTACCGATATTCCATATGGACGAATCTTTAGAATCAGTCCAGCGCTTGAGTGGGAGTTAGTGATTCAGTATGACGGTTGGCCAAATGGCTTAGCTATTGATGCGCAAGGGAACTTGTGGGTTGCAGATCACAAAATTGGCTTACTTCGTATTGATCCAAAAAATCCTGCTGTTGAAGTAGTAATGGCGGGTACTGATAAGCCATTTTTAGGTTTGAATGATTTGATATTTGATTCCAAGTGCAACTTATTTTTTACTGATCAAGGTCAAACGGGTTTGCATGACCCAATTGGTAGGGTCTATTGCCTAGAGCCTTCAGGTAGGTTGCATGAAATTGCCGGTAATGTACCGAGTCCTAATGGCTTAGTCTTTGATAGTTCAGAGCGCTTCTTATTTGTAGCTGCTACCAGGGCTAATAACATTTGGCGCATGCCAATCTTTGAAGACAAGACAACGGGTAAGGCAGGGGCTTTTCAGAATTTCTTTGGTACGAGCGGCCCTGATGGTATGGCGATGGATGAAGAAGATAACTTATACGTAGCACACGCTAGCTTAGGCGGCGTGTTTCAACTTAACCATCGTGGTGAAATACAAACTTATATAAAGTCTCCCACTGGACAAACGACTACAAATGTATGTTTTAGTTTGGATAAAAAATTGTTGTTGGTAACTGAGTCAAGTACAGGGAGTATTTTGATGGCTCCACGAATAAAATAG
- a CDS encoding Bug family tripartite tricarboxylate transporter substrate binding protein encodes MNKKIIFGLVGLLSLLGMTVCLAENYPDRPVKIIVPYSAGGTADYSARQIAQKLTEMTKQSFFVENKTGASGTIATSYVAKAAPDGYTLLANDTTYAMLPSLFKTLPWNHAEDLEPIGVITQTPVVLVVPITSPYKTVAELIAFAKKNPGKLNYGSGGAGSSTHLSAEIFQQVADIDVSHVPYKGAGEAMLAVLSGQVDFAITAAPTAIAQLNGGKIRALAITGDKRIAAMKDVSTFKEAGLPAYKVSNWFGLAAPRDTPKVIIDKLAADMKKGLSDPVMKERFAAVGAEPGNLTPAEFKKFIKGETVIWGAAAKKAGLQPE; translated from the coding sequence ATGAACAAGAAGATTATTTTTGGATTGGTTGGTTTGTTGAGTCTTTTGGGAATGACCGTGTGTTTAGCGGAAAACTATCCAGACAGGCCCGTAAAAATTATTGTTCCATATAGCGCCGGAGGAACGGCGGACTATTCAGCAAGACAAATTGCTCAAAAGTTAACTGAAATGACAAAGCAATCATTCTTTGTCGAAAATAAAACTGGCGCATCTGGAACGATTGCTACGAGCTATGTTGCCAAAGCCGCTCCGGACGGATACACCTTGCTGGCAAACGATACAACCTATGCAATGTTGCCTTCATTATTTAAAACGTTGCCATGGAATCATGCTGAAGATCTTGAGCCAATTGGTGTGATTACTCAAACCCCTGTGGTATTAGTTGTACCCATTACCTCTCCTTATAAAACAGTCGCTGAGTTGATTGCTTTCGCTAAAAAGAATCCCGGTAAATTAAATTACGGCTCTGGTGGTGCTGGCAGCTCAACCCACTTGTCTGCTGAAATTTTCCAACAGGTTGCTGATATTGATGTTTCACATGTGCCATATAAAGGTGCTGGCGAGGCAATGTTGGCGGTTTTATCTGGACAAGTTGACTTTGCTATTACTGCTGCTCCAACTGCAATTGCGCAATTGAATGGCGGCAAGATTCGAGCGTTAGCAATTACTGGGGATAAGCGCATTGCTGCAATGAAGGATGTATCAACCTTCAAAGAGGCGGGTCTGCCAGCATATAAGGTAAGTAACTGGTTCGGCTTAGCTGCGCCAAGGGATACCCCAAAAGTCATTATTGATAAATTGGCTGCTGATATGAAAAAAGGTTTGTCTGATCCTGTGATGAAAGAGCGCTTTGCTGCTGTTGGTGCCGAACCGGGTAATCTCACGCCAGCAGAATTTAAGAAATTCATTAAAGGAGAGACGGTTATTTGGGGTGCAGCGGCTAAAAAGGCTGGATTGCAACCGGAATAA